In a single window of the Danio aesculapii chromosome 20, fDanAes4.1, whole genome shotgun sequence genome:
- the jun gene encoding transcription factor AP-1, protein MSTKMETTFYDDSLNSAFSQHDSATFGYNHKALKHNMTLNLSDPAGNLKPHLRAKASDILTSPDVGLLKLASPELERLIIQSSNGMITTTPTPTQFLCPKNVTDEQEGFAEGFVRALAELHHQHMPNVTSAPQTTINSSMAPVSSIAGGAVYSSAMRADPPVYADLNTFNPAISSSSANPATMSFPSAPPQLPVQHPRLQALKEEPQTVPEMPGETPPLSPIDMESQERIKAERKRMRNRIAASKCRKRKLERISRLEDKVKTLKSQNSELASTANMLREQVAQLKQKVMNHVNSGCQLMLTQQLQTF, encoded by the coding sequence atGTCTACCAAGATGGAAACTACTTTCTACGATGACTCTCTAAATAGCGCTTTCTCTCAGCATGACAGCGCTACTTTTGGATACAACCACAAGGCTCTGAAACACAACATGACGCTCAATCTGTCCGACCCCGCGGGGAACCTGAAGCCGCACCTGAGGGCCAAAGCCAGTGATATCCTCACTTCTCCCGACGTGGGACTGCTCAAACTGGCGTCGCCGGAGCTGGAGAGGCTCATCATCCAGTCTAGCAACGGCATGATCACAACGACACCAACTCCGACCCAGTTTCTGTGTCCCAAGAACGTGACGGACGAACAGGAGGGCTTCGCGGAGGGCTTTGTGAGGGCACTGGCTGAGCTGCACCACCAGCACATGCCCAACGTCACCTCGGCTCCCCAAACTACTATCAACAGCAGTATGGCACCGGTGTCGTCCATAGCGGGCGGCGCAGTCTACAGCTCAGCCATGCGCGCTGATCCGCCGGTTTACGCGGATCTGAACACGTTCAACCCCGCCATCAGCAGCAGCTCTGCCAATCCAGCCACGATGAGCTTCCCGAGCGCACCGCCGCAGCTCCCCGTCCAGCACCCGCGCCTCCAGGCCCTGAAAGAGGAGCCCCAGACGGTGCCCGAGATGCCCGGCGAGACCCCACCGCTCTCCCCCATTGACATGGAGAGCCAGGAACGGATTAAAGCCGAGAGAAAGCGCATGAGGAACAGAATCGCCGCGTCCAAATGCCGGAAGAGGAAACTAGAGAGGATCTCCCGGCTGGAGGACAAAGTCAAGACCCTGAAGTCGCAGAACTCGGAGCTCGCGTCCACCGCCAACATGCTGCGCGAGCAAGTGGCACAGCTCAAGCAGAAAGTCATGAACCACGTCAACAGCGGCTGCCAGCTCATGTTGACACAACAGCTGCAAACCTTCTGA